In the Colwellia sp. 20A7 genome, one interval contains:
- the cydD gene encoding thiol reductant ABC exporter subunit CydD, translated as MTEKTKQQKKHINKWLKAQKKHAHGKLSVAIALGSLNGLLMILQTAVLAYLIDWVIFTEKSTRLFNDASDELTTNSTIFTGFSMVIITLVVLIFCRAALGYFSECYSRRSAMNIKANIRSRLLYRVFQLGPSFAQTKGSAKLAHLLHQGIDSLEDYFAGYLPTIAYCAVIPLAILIAVFPIDWQSGLILLLTAPMVPFFMILIGHKAEQLNQKHWAKLQRMSSHFLDIIQGLTQLKIFNASKREIAAVKKISDDYGDQTMGVLKIAFLSSFVLEFLASISIALVAVVLGFRLYYGDVDYVFALWVLLLAPEFYLPFRQLGTQYHAKMAGVTAAEDLVDILSQPVPDRTESTSFTAPFTIKIEQVEFAYPQRSNTLSNIDIEFSSQGLYAVIGESGAGKSTLTDLVLGFITPNSGQVTINNQLLTSANRDSWLQHCGWISQQVQVFYGSLAFNIAMSDDYQEERINDALQKAGLASFVKSLEQGIHSKIGEAGAGLSGGQAQRLALARVFYHQPSVLILDEPTSYLDQETERIITSSINAYAENNIVIVIAHRLHTVIDAKKIIVIEQGKIIESGTHQELLTHKGYYAQQLLTKDELTKTEHMRGDL; from the coding sequence ATGACTGAAAAAACTAAACAGCAAAAAAAGCACATTAATAAATGGCTCAAAGCCCAAAAGAAGCACGCTCACGGTAAATTGAGTGTCGCCATTGCTTTAGGATCATTAAATGGACTATTAATGATCCTACAAACAGCCGTTTTAGCTTACCTTATTGATTGGGTTATATTTACAGAAAAAAGCACTCGTTTATTTAATGATGCAAGTGATGAACTAACCACTAATAGCACCATTTTTACTGGTTTTAGCATGGTAATTATTACGTTAGTAGTGCTTATTTTTTGTCGTGCTGCTCTTGGTTATTTTAGCGAATGCTATAGTCGCCGCAGTGCTATGAATATAAAAGCAAATATTCGTTCACGATTACTGTATCGTGTTTTTCAATTAGGCCCTTCTTTTGCTCAAACAAAAGGCAGTGCTAAGTTAGCCCATCTATTACACCAAGGAATAGATTCACTAGAAGATTATTTTGCTGGCTACCTCCCTACTATTGCCTATTGTGCCGTCATTCCATTAGCAATACTTATTGCTGTATTCCCTATCGATTGGCAGTCCGGACTCATTTTATTATTAACAGCACCTATGGTGCCGTTTTTTATGATCCTTATTGGTCACAAAGCAGAACAGTTGAACCAAAAACACTGGGCTAAACTACAACGAATGAGTAGTCATTTTCTGGATATTATTCAGGGATTAACCCAGCTAAAAATATTCAATGCATCAAAAAGAGAAATTGCCGCCGTCAAAAAAATCAGTGATGATTATGGCGATCAAACCATGGGCGTTTTAAAAATCGCCTTTCTTTCCTCCTTTGTTTTAGAGTTTTTAGCCTCAATTTCAATTGCGTTAGTTGCCGTAGTGTTAGGCTTTCGTTTGTATTATGGCGATGTAGATTATGTATTTGCCTTATGGGTTTTATTATTAGCCCCTGAGTTTTACTTACCTTTTAGACAGCTGGGTACGCAATATCATGCAAAAATGGCTGGTGTAACCGCCGCTGAAGACTTGGTTGATATATTGAGCCAACCGGTGCCTGATAGAACAGAAAGCACCAGCTTTACCGCCCCTTTTACGATAAAAATTGAACAAGTCGAGTTCGCTTATCCACAGCGCAGTAATACCTTAAGTAATATTGATATTGAATTTTCATCTCAAGGTTTATATGCCGTTATTGGTGAAAGTGGCGCAGGAAAATCAACGTTAACCGATTTAGTATTAGGTTTTATTACCCCTAATTCAGGCCAAGTAACTATTAACAACCAGTTATTAACCTCAGCGAATCGTGATAGCTGGTTACAACATTGCGGCTGGATTTCACAACAAGTACAAGTGTTTTACGGTTCATTAGCCTTTAACATTGCCATGTCGGATGATTATCAAGAAGAGCGTATAAACGATGCGCTGCAAAAAGCCGGCTTAGCAAGCTTTGTAAAAAGTCTTGAGCAAGGTATTCACAGTAAAATTGGCGAAGCCGGTGCTGGACTTTCTGGCGGACAAGCACAACGCTTAGCTTTAGCCCGTGTTTTTTACCATCAACCTAGCGTACTCATACTCGACGAACCAACGAGTTACCTTGATCAAGAAACTGAAAGAATTATCACTTCATCCATTAACGCCTACGCAGAAAATAATATTGTTATTGTTATTGCTCATCGTTTACATACTGTGATTGACGCTAAAAAAATTATTGTCATTGAGCAAGGAAAAATCATCGAGTCTGGTACCCATCAAGAATTGTTAACACATAAGGGTTATTATGCTCAGCAATTACTTACCAAGGATGAGCTTACCAAGACTGAGCATATGAGAGGTGACTTATGA
- the cydX gene encoding cytochrome bd-I oxidase subunit CydX, with protein sequence MWYFSWILGVLLAVSLGIINVMWYEMEQHVDNVADDQNSDNP encoded by the coding sequence ATGTGGTATTTCAGTTGGATTTTAGGTGTATTACTCGCCGTATCTTTAGGCATTATTAATGTTATGTGGTATGAAATGGAACAACATGTCGATAATGTAGCTGACGATCAAAATAGCGATAATCCGTAA
- the cydB gene encoding cytochrome d ubiquinol oxidase subunit II, which produces MFDYETLKLIWWGLIGFLFIGFAITDGMDMGVGGLLPFVAKKDVESRVVINTVGAHWDGNQVWLITAGAALFAAWPLVYATAFSGFYFAMMLTLFSLFLRPLAFDYRSKIESENWRTNWDKALFVGSMVPPLVFGVAFGNLLQGVPFSFDEFMRVTYTGSFFALFTPFTLLTGIVSVAMVLMHGSTWLVMRTDAKVAQRSANIGRVVAVVLSLAFALAGVMVWQSIDGYVVTSTIDKMGQAQPTLKQVATTAGAWLHNYQNDPILWLVPATGIVMPLIVALFLSNKNNKMVVKVTAFIASSVTIVCVILTAGIAMFPFVMPSSSQPNHSLLMWDTVSSETTLTLMFTVVSVFVPIILGYTIWCYKKMWRTVTIEEIEQNNHSAY; this is translated from the coding sequence ATGTTTGATTACGAAACATTAAAACTAATATGGTGGGGGCTTATCGGCTTTCTTTTTATCGGTTTTGCTATTACGGATGGTATGGATATGGGCGTCGGTGGTTTATTACCCTTCGTCGCTAAAAAAGATGTCGAAAGTCGTGTGGTTATTAACACTGTTGGTGCCCATTGGGATGGTAACCAAGTATGGTTAATTACTGCAGGGGCAGCACTGTTTGCAGCATGGCCTTTAGTTTATGCCACGGCGTTTAGTGGTTTTTATTTCGCGATGATGTTAACGCTATTTAGCTTGTTTTTACGTCCGCTTGCATTTGATTACCGTAGTAAAATTGAATCTGAAAACTGGCGTACAAACTGGGATAAAGCATTATTTGTCGGCTCTATGGTTCCGCCATTAGTATTTGGTGTTGCTTTTGGTAATTTGTTGCAAGGTGTTCCTTTTAGCTTTGACGAATTTATGCGTGTTACTTATACGGGCTCGTTTTTCGCTTTATTCACCCCTTTTACTTTGCTAACAGGTATTGTGAGTGTTGCTATGGTATTAATGCATGGTTCAACTTGGTTAGTGATGCGCACTGATGCCAAGGTTGCACAGCGTTCAGCGAATATTGGTCGTGTTGTTGCTGTGGTGTTATCACTCGCGTTCGCCCTAGCAGGCGTGATGGTGTGGCAAAGTATTGATGGTTATGTAGTAACAAGTACTATTGATAAAATGGGACAAGCACAACCAACATTAAAACAAGTAGCAACAACCGCTGGTGCGTGGCTTCATAATTACCAAAATGATCCTATACTTTGGCTAGTGCCAGCTACAGGGATAGTAATGCCGTTAATCGTTGCACTTTTCTTAAGTAATAAAAACAACAAAATGGTAGTAAAAGTTACTGCTTTTATCGCAAGTTCTGTGACGATTGTTTGTGTAATACTAACCGCAGGCATTGCAATGTTCCCTTTTGTTATGCCATCAAGCAGCCAGCCGAATCACAGTTTATTAATGTGGGATACAGTTTCAAGTGAAACCACGCTAACCTTGATGTTCACGGTAGTTTCTGTTTTTGTTCCTATTATTCTTGGCTACACTATTTGGTGTTATAAAAAAATGTGGCGTACGGTAACTATTGAAGAAATTGAACAAAACAATCACAGTGCCTATTAA
- a CDS encoding cytochrome ubiquinol oxidase subunit I: protein MINETLVELSRWQFAITALFHFLFVPLTLGLTWILFIMEAVFVMTGREIYRDMTKFWGKLFGINFAIGVATGLTMEFEFGTNWSYYSHYVGDVFGAPLAIEGLMAFFLESTFVGMFFLGWDRLSKRQHLMGTFLMALGTNMSALWILIANGWMQNPVGSEFNYMTMRMELVNFSEIIFNPVAQVKFIHTVAAGYVAGAMFVLSISSYYLLKGRDIAFAKRSFSVAAGFGLAAILSVILLGDESGYEVGEVQRVKLAAIEAEYHTEEAPAAFTLIGLPNDETMETDYAVKIPYALGIIATRSLDEKVIGLRDLQKAHEPRIRNGMIAYGYLEKLRNGEETPENIAKFNETKHDLGYGLLLKRYTDNVVDATEEQIQMAVKDSTPSVAPIFWAFRIMVACGFTMLLLFGLAFYFNAKRQIEEKRWLLKALLFALPLPWIAIETGWFVAEFGRQPWSISEILPTFMSTSSLAVSDLVISLVAFIVVYTILFIIEMYLMIKFARMGPSALHTGRYHFEKESELAPGLRSQSS from the coding sequence ATGATCAATGAAACCTTAGTAGAGCTATCGCGGTGGCAGTTCGCTATTACTGCCTTATTTCATTTTTTATTCGTCCCTTTAACCCTTGGGTTAACGTGGATTCTATTCATAATGGAAGCTGTTTTTGTAATGACGGGACGCGAGATTTATCGCGACATGACAAAATTTTGGGGTAAGTTGTTTGGTATCAACTTTGCCATTGGTGTTGCTACTGGCCTCACCATGGAGTTTGAATTTGGTACTAACTGGTCATATTACTCTCATTATGTCGGTGATGTTTTTGGTGCCCCGCTAGCCATTGAAGGCTTAATGGCATTTTTCCTTGAATCAACGTTTGTCGGTATGTTCTTTCTAGGCTGGGACCGGTTAAGTAAACGTCAACATTTAATGGGCACGTTTTTAATGGCATTAGGCACAAACATGTCAGCCCTATGGATATTAATTGCTAATGGTTGGATGCAAAACCCTGTCGGTAGCGAATTTAACTACATGACAATGCGTATGGAGCTAGTCAATTTTAGCGAAATTATTTTTAACCCTGTAGCTCAAGTTAAGTTTATTCATACGGTAGCAGCGGGTTATGTTGCTGGTGCAATGTTTGTATTAAGTATCAGTAGTTATTACCTACTTAAAGGTAGAGATATTGCTTTTGCAAAACGCTCTTTTTCTGTTGCCGCTGGTTTTGGTCTTGCAGCAATATTATCAGTAATCCTTTTGGGTGATGAATCAGGTTATGAAGTGGGCGAAGTACAGCGCGTGAAACTTGCAGCGATTGAAGCTGAGTATCACACGGAAGAGGCGCCAGCAGCATTTACACTAATAGGCTTGCCTAATGATGAAACCATGGAAACCGATTATGCGGTAAAAATTCCTTATGCATTAGGAATAATTGCCACACGCTCTTTAGACGAAAAAGTCATTGGTTTACGTGATTTACAAAAAGCCCATGAGCCTAGAATCCGTAACGGTATGATTGCCTATGGATATTTAGAAAAACTGAGAAATGGCGAAGAAACGCCAGAAAATATCGCTAAGTTTAACGAAACAAAGCATGATCTTGGCTACGGCTTATTACTGAAACGTTATACTGACAATGTCGTTGATGCCACTGAGGAACAAATACAGATGGCAGTTAAAGATTCAACGCCTTCCGTTGCTCCTATTTTTTGGGCGTTCAGAATCATGGTTGCCTGTGGTTTTACAATGTTACTGTTATTTGGTTTAGCTTTTTACTTTAACGCTAAACGACAAATAGAAGAAAAACGTTGGTTATTAAAAGCCCTACTTTTCGCATTACCTTTACCTTGGATAGCAATAGAAACAGGTTGGTTTGTCGCAGAGTTTGGTCGTCAGCCATGGTCTATCAGTGAAATTTTACCAACGTTCATGTCAACGTCTAGTCTGGCGGTAAGCGATTTAGTTATCTCGCTAGTGGCCTTTATTGTTGTGTATACCATTTTATTTATTATTGAAATGTATTTGATGATCAAATTTGCTCGAATGGGACCTAGCGCTTTACATACAGGTCGTTATCATTTTGAAAAAGAATCCGAGTTAGCACCGGGTCTTCGCAGCCAAAGTTCTTAA
- a CDS encoding GbsR/MarR family transcriptional regulator → MEISEKNQSFVYHFGEMGSKWGFNRTVGQMYALLVITDKAITANDLASMLNISRGNVSMGIKELQSWKLVQVTHVPGDRKEYYNAIGSVMDMANIVFEERRKREVDPTLSLLRNLLLDTPETDSEVYAQQRMKDIHDLLEMITNWAAELQKLTPEQLNTLMKLGTGITKILSVKQTLFSKKEPE, encoded by the coding sequence ATGGAAATTTCAGAAAAAAATCAGTCGTTCGTTTATCACTTTGGTGAAATGGGTAGTAAATGGGGTTTTAACCGTACCGTTGGGCAAATGTATGCTTTATTAGTAATTACTGATAAAGCGATTACTGCGAATGATCTGGCGAGTATGCTTAATATTTCTCGCGGCAATGTCAGTATGGGCATTAAAGAGCTGCAATCATGGAAGTTAGTACAAGTAACGCATGTGCCGGGCGATCGTAAAGAGTATTACAATGCTATTGGTAGTGTGATGGATATGGCCAATATTGTTTTTGAAGAAAGACGTAAACGTGAAGTAGATCCAACGCTATCATTACTTCGCAATTTATTACTAGATACGCCAGAAACCGACAGTGAAGTGTATGCTCAGCAACGTATGAAAGATATCCATGATTTATTAGAAATGATAACGAATTGGGCTGCAGAACTACAAAAACTAACACCTGAACAATTAAATACCCTGATGAAGTTGGGTACAGGCATAACGAAAATATTATCGGTTAAACAAACCCTTTTTTCTAAAAAAGAACCTGAATAA
- a CDS encoding sigma-54 interaction domain-containing protein: MVHQTIQAIIESIEKPAIYITNDYSIEAVNQAYRDTYKTEVLLGKSKCYEISHNATKPCDQQGETCPLSSCKLTDNNSSALHIHQTELGDVYCNILMKPVKNNDGITIGFLEILEKIDFASSVSSDRKLIGKSQPFQDLLKMITRSAKSDISVLLQGNTGTGKELVALSIHQASKRKNEAFIEVECTGLSESLFESELFGHEKGAFTGANSSKKGLVCMANNGTLFLDEIGDIPLNLQVKLLRLIETGYYRRVGSVDKRKANFRLICASHKNIEKMVEEGTFREDLYYRIAAFPISLPTLKERQSDISLLAEHLLLKSEFSSKRFSSEALATLSNYHYPGNIRELKNIVQRSALLSDDEFINVEHLPQNIINVDKREDQPANLISNEKKYLIELLNQYGNQPKIIADNLEISVRTLYRKLQKHQLNIRAYVLPR, encoded by the coding sequence GTGGTACATCAAACTATTCAAGCGATAATCGAATCTATAGAGAAGCCAGCAATATACATTACCAATGATTACTCAATAGAGGCCGTCAACCAAGCTTATCGTGACACCTACAAAACAGAGGTGCTGTTAGGGAAAAGTAAGTGCTATGAAATATCGCACAATGCGACTAAACCTTGCGATCAGCAAGGTGAAACATGCCCTTTATCATCATGTAAACTAACCGATAACAATAGTTCAGCGTTACATATTCATCAAACGGAGCTAGGCGATGTTTATTGTAATATATTGATGAAACCCGTTAAGAATAATGACGGAATAACGATTGGCTTTTTAGAGATATTAGAGAAGATTGATTTTGCCAGCAGTGTCAGTAGCGATCGAAAGCTAATAGGAAAAAGCCAACCATTTCAAGATTTGCTTAAAATGATCACTCGCAGTGCAAAAAGTGATATTAGTGTTTTACTGCAGGGGAATACCGGCACAGGAAAAGAACTTGTTGCGTTATCAATACATCAAGCAAGTAAACGAAAAAATGAAGCGTTTATCGAGGTTGAGTGTACAGGGTTAAGTGAATCTTTATTTGAGTCTGAGTTATTTGGCCATGAAAAGGGCGCCTTTACTGGCGCTAATAGTAGTAAAAAAGGTTTGGTTTGTATGGCGAATAATGGCACTTTATTTTTAGATGAAATCGGTGATATACCGCTTAATTTACAAGTGAAATTATTACGCTTAATTGAAACTGGTTACTATCGACGAGTCGGTAGCGTTGATAAGAGAAAAGCTAACTTTAGATTGATCTGTGCTAGCCACAAAAACATAGAAAAAATGGTTGAAGAAGGAACATTTCGTGAAGACTTATATTATAGAATTGCGGCATTCCCGATTAGTTTACCAACGCTAAAAGAAAGACAGTCAGATATTTCATTATTAGCTGAACATTTATTATTAAAAAGTGAATTTTCATCTAAAAGGTTTTCATCAGAAGCATTAGCTACATTATCGAATTATCATTACCCAGGTAATATTAGAGAGCTTAAAAATATCGTTCAGCGAAGCGCATTATTAAGTGACGATGAATTTATTAACGTAGAACATTTGCCACAAAATATTATTAATGTAGATAAGCGTGAAGACCAACCTGCTAATTTGATATCTAATGAGAAAAAATATCTTATTGAATTATTAAATCAATATGGTAATCAACCAAAAATCATTGCTGACAATTTAGAGATAAGTGTTAGAACCCTTTATCGAAAATTACAAAAACATCAGTTGAATATCAGAGCATATGTTTTACCTAGGTAG
- a CDS encoding NRDE family protein — translation MCILFFAINQHPKYPVIICANRDEVHQRPTQMMHWWPENKEQSSILAGKDLQAGGTWLGLNKQGRFSALTNFREPQLFDKNKQSRGDLVTQALAKQDKEINEQLVNSAHSYNGFNLVFGKLNNLTYFNSTSKKQQTLTTGFHSLCNGDLDDIWPKMALGQEQLTSAINESPTQQLNINNLFTLMKNNQQAEIEKLPKTGVPIDWEQRLSSIFIVSPEYGTRTTNIITQDHQGNISVYDRSYNAQGECVEEQQFSISAT, via the coding sequence ATGTGTATTTTATTTTTTGCCATCAATCAACATCCTAAATACCCAGTGATTATCTGCGCCAATCGAGATGAAGTTCATCAAAGACCAACTCAAATGATGCATTGGTGGCCAGAAAATAAAGAGCAATCGAGTATTCTAGCCGGTAAAGACTTACAAGCAGGTGGTACTTGGTTAGGCTTAAATAAACAAGGAAGGTTTAGCGCGCTGACTAATTTTCGTGAACCACAGTTATTTGATAAAAATAAACAATCGCGTGGTGATTTAGTAACACAGGCATTAGCTAAGCAAGATAAAGAAATAAATGAGCAGCTAGTGAACTCAGCACATAGCTATAACGGCTTTAATCTAGTGTTTGGTAAACTAAATAACCTAACTTACTTTAACAGTACCTCAAAAAAGCAACAGACATTAACAACTGGCTTTCATAGTTTATGCAATGGCGATTTAGACGATATTTGGCCGAAAATGGCCTTAGGACAAGAGCAACTTACTAGTGCAATAAATGAGTCTCCTACTCAGCAGTTGAATATCAATAATTTATTCACCCTGATGAAAAATAATCAACAAGCCGAAATAGAGAAGTTACCTAAGACGGGTGTTCCTATAGATTGGGAGCAACGCCTTAGTTCAATTTTTATTGTATCGCCAGAGTATGGTACCCGTACTACTAATATAATCACACAAGATCACCAAGGAAATATTTCTGTTTATGACAGAAGTTATAATGCTCAAGGGGAATGTGTAGAAGAACAGCAATTTTCTATTTCAGCTACCTAG
- a CDS encoding class II aldolase/adducin family protein: MFEIPQINLKDKVSAQEWQTRVDLAACYRLMVMHGWDDLIHTHISARIPDSEHILINAFGLAFEEVTASNLVKIDINGNIVDKECPFEINPAGFTIHSAAHEARHDDLCVMHVHTNETIAVASLEEGLLPLSQYSMFALASLSYHGYEGLAVNHEEKLRIQEDLGDKNFMLLRNHGALTMGKTIGDAFMHMYDLTRACQIQLQVMATDMKPIYAPQSIIDGIKVQANIVHTGKTGGETAWPAMLRRVYRKYPDFAD, translated from the coding sequence ATGTTCGAAATTCCCCAGATAAATTTAAAAGATAAAGTTTCAGCGCAAGAGTGGCAAACGCGTGTTGATTTAGCTGCCTGTTACCGATTAATGGTTATGCACGGTTGGGATGATCTTATCCATACTCACATTTCTGCACGTATTCCAGATAGTGAGCATATTTTAATTAATGCTTTTGGTTTAGCTTTTGAAGAAGTGACGGCATCTAATTTAGTTAAAATAGATATTAACGGTAATATTGTTGATAAAGAATGCCCATTTGAAATCAACCCCGCAGGTTTTACTATTCATAGTGCAGCTCACGAAGCACGGCACGATGATCTTTGTGTTATGCATGTGCATACCAATGAAACCATTGCAGTGGCAAGCCTAGAAGAAGGTTTATTACCATTGAGCCAATATTCGATGTTTGCGCTTGCCTCACTAAGCTACCATGGTTATGAAGGTTTAGCGGTTAATCATGAAGAGAAGCTAAGAATACAAGAGGATTTAGGTGATAAAAACTTTATGTTATTACGTAATCATGGCGCGCTAACCATGGGTAAAACCATTGGTGATGCATTCATGCATATGTATGACTTAACGCGAGCATGCCAAATACAGTTACAAGTAATGGCAACAGATATGAAACCTATCTATGCGCCGCAAAGTATTATTGATGGCATTAAAGTACAAGCTAATATTGTACATACAGGAAAAACCGGTGGTGAAACTGCTTGGCCAGCAATGTTACGTAGAGTGTATCGCAAATACCCAGATTTTGCTGATTAA
- a CDS encoding mandelate racemase/muconate lactonizing enzyme family protein has protein sequence MKITHIEVFDIHCPKRPAWNPVFVRIHTDEGISGVGEAGLAYDWGHSAAAAMLKEISEAVLIGFNPFNTELLWSRMLRESFWGLGGGPVLYSAMSAIDTALWDIKAKALGVPVYQLLGGKVNDKLRTYASQLQFDWDSDIKKLIEPEEYAQAALKAVSEGYDAVKVDPIVYNKDGSSSFDRTKLFTRPQMRLFGDRLRAIRDAVGEDVDIIFESHSLMGAASAIQMGRIVEEVDCMMYEEPVNYLNPAVHKKVSDNVNVPIAGGERLYHRWDVRPYFEDQSIDVLQPDVGLCGGFTEAKKVCDYADVYDIRIQAHVCGGPVATAASLHLETAIPNFLIHEHHTYAIKDWNRELCLQDPQPVDGFFQVTEVPGIGIELNDEIVKRSPHVTIK, from the coding sequence ATGAAAATTACCCATATAGAAGTATTTGATATTCATTGTCCGAAACGTCCCGCTTGGAACCCTGTTTTTGTTCGCATTCACACTGATGAAGGTATTAGCGGTGTTGGTGAAGCAGGTTTGGCATACGATTGGGGACACAGCGCGGCAGCAGCAATGCTGAAAGAGATCTCTGAAGCGGTTTTAATCGGTTTTAATCCGTTTAATACTGAGTTGTTATGGTCACGTATGCTTAGAGAAAGTTTTTGGGGCTTAGGTGGCGGACCGGTATTATATTCTGCCATGAGCGCCATAGACACCGCACTTTGGGATATTAAAGCCAAAGCGTTAGGCGTGCCTGTTTATCAATTACTTGGCGGTAAAGTCAATGACAAGTTACGCACCTACGCTAGCCAATTACAATTTGATTGGGATAGCGATATCAAAAAACTTATTGAGCCAGAAGAATATGCACAAGCGGCGTTAAAAGCGGTAAGTGAAGGTTACGATGCAGTTAAAGTTGACCCGATTGTGTATAACAAAGATGGTAGTTCGTCGTTTGACCGAACTAAGCTTTTTACCCGGCCACAAATGCGTCTTTTCGGAGACAGATTACGTGCCATTCGTGATGCGGTCGGTGAAGATGTTGATATCATTTTTGAATCTCACTCGCTTATGGGCGCGGCTTCCGCTATTCAAATGGGTAGAATTGTAGAAGAAGTTGACTGTATGATGTACGAAGAGCCGGTAAATTACTTAAACCCAGCTGTTCATAAAAAAGTGTCAGACAATGTTAATGTGCCTATTGCTGGCGGAGAGCGTTTATATCACCGCTGGGATGTGCGTCCTTACTTTGAAGATCAAAGTATTGATGTGTTACAACCGGATGTTGGCTTGTGTGGTGGCTTCACTGAAGCTAAAAAAGTGTGCGATTATGCTGATGTTTATGATATTCGTATTCAAGCCCATGTTTGTGGTGGCCCAGTAGCTACGGCAGCATCATTGCATTTAGAAACCGCTATTCCTAACTTCTTAATTCATGAACATCATACTTATGCCATTAAAGATTGGAATCGTGAATTATGTTTACAAGACCCTCAACCAGTAGATGGCTTCTTTCAAGTGACTGAAGTGCCAGGTATTGGTATTGAACTGAATGATGAAATAGTGAAACGTTCACCACATGTTACTATTAAATAA
- a CDS encoding amidohydrolase family protein: MKIIDPHLHLFALAKGDYHWLKPENPPFWPDKARINKAYTEQDLALQPSLTLAGFVHIEAGFDNQQPWRELSYLEQTCNKPFRAIAAIDFTLSSQQFNECLNELALLTSFIGVRHILDEQALSLLSNQQVLANFNTFNELANQRNETLVFEAQLPLTEHAPANALCEVISDNTNIAFIINHAGFPPGNIETIEWQRWQSNLLKLSGYPHVAIKCSGWEMINRDYKQDWLTQNLVLIFNTFGKDRMMLASNFPLCLFSHNNYQDYWQSIISNEFITTLSTQEKSALCYDNALRWYAINC, from the coding sequence ATGAAAATAATTGATCCACATTTGCATTTGTTTGCTTTAGCCAAAGGGGATTATCATTGGCTAAAACCTGAAAATCCACCCTTCTGGCCTGATAAAGCACGTATTAATAAAGCATATACAGAACAAGACTTAGCCCTTCAACCTTCATTAACCTTAGCGGGTTTTGTGCATATTGAAGCAGGCTTTGATAATCAGCAGCCTTGGCGAGAATTAAGCTATTTAGAGCAAACCTGTAACAAGCCTTTTCGAGCAATAGCCGCCATTGATTTTACGCTTTCGAGTCAACAATTTAATGAATGCCTTAATGAATTAGCGCTATTAACTTCTTTTATTGGCGTTCGTCATATTTTAGATGAACAAGCACTCAGTTTACTCAGCAATCAACAGGTTTTAGCAAATTTCAATACGTTTAACGAACTTGCTAATCAACGAAATGAAACCTTAGTTTTTGAAGCACAATTGCCATTAACTGAACATGCGCCAGCCAATGCGCTGTGTGAAGTTATTAGTGATAACACGAATATTGCTTTCATCATTAATCATGCCGGTTTTCCGCCTGGAAATATTGAGACCATTGAATGGCAACGTTGGCAAAGTAATTTACTTAAATTATCTGGTTACCCTCACGTGGCAATAAAATGTTCAGGGTGGGAAATGATCAACAGAGATTATAAACAAGATTGGTTAACACAAAATTTAGTATTAATTTTCAATACTTTTGGTAAAGATAGAATGATGTTAGCGAGTAACTTTCCACTCTGCTTGTTTAGTCATAATAATTACCAAGATTACTGGCAATCAATAATAAGTAATGAGTTTATTACAACGTTATCAACACAAGAAAAAAGCGCATTGTGTTATGACAATGCGCTTCGTTGGTATGCTATAAATTGTTAA